CGCCTCGTTTCCGTCGAAGTTCTCACTGTCCGCCGTGGACGCGTCTTCACGAGCGAGCACGTGCAGTACAGTTACCTCGATCTCGTCGTGATCGAAAGGGCAGTTCAGGACGTACTCCGCCTGTGCAGCACCTCGGTCCTCGTCCCGGTCGACGGGCATTAGTATCTGGTACATACCGGATAGATATTGTTGGCAATACATAATATAACTTCGCCCAACAGGTGATCGGATCGCGTCATCGGGCAGCCGCAACCGCTCTCTGCCAGTTTAGACGGTCATCGCGAAGAAGGGGCGCAAATCACGGGCTTCCCGTCCAATTTTGTGTCGGGAGACCCAACTTTGGTATGTGTAAACAACCCATGTCCGATCACGAGACCGTCGTCAAACGATACTACGAGGAACTGTTCAACGAGGGAGTTCTGGACGTAGCCGAGGAGATACTGACCGACGACGTGCAGTACCACGGGCCTCGAAGTGTTACCCCCGGAACGCTCGAATCACCGTCGCAGGTCAAGGCGTTCGTGAAACGATATCACGGGGCCTTCCCCGACATCGACTACCACGTCGAATCGGTGTTTCGCTCGGGTGATCAGG
This region of Halodesulfurarchaeum sp. HSR-GB genomic DNA includes:
- a CDS encoding ester cyclase; its protein translation is MCKQPMSDHETVVKRYYEELFNEGVLDVAEEILTDDVQYHGPRSVTPGTLESPSQVKAFVKRYHGAFPDIDYHVESVFRSGDQVAVRWTSEGTHTEDLFGIEGQGEEFTGTGLNVFEFEDGKIAEVWSYWDTLGMVRELGLVAPMGLASKK